Below is a window of Penaeus vannamei isolate JL-2024 chromosome 34, ASM4276789v1, whole genome shotgun sequence DNA.
GGTATTATGAATTGTTCTTCTCTCTAATCTAAACACACAAGGATGTCCTATTCGGTTCATTTCTATATTAGGACCAGATCCAAGTGTCCGGTTCAGGAATGCTGGAGAGACCAGTCGAAAAGCTAAAAATAGATACTTGTTATGAACTCGCTAAAGGAACGCCTGTATGACGAATGCGGGTCTGAACCATTAAGGGTGTTATCCAATCCTAGTTTGTGATTAATTGGGCCTAATTGCGTCTTCCTTCTCtcgcgagtgagtgagaggagagagaaataggcctAGATAGAAGTGATTTAGATTTCGAGGCTTGGATTCTGGGTGATTTGCCGCTGTTATGTTCTTGGATACAACTAATTGAACGATGCGAAATCACTGTAAATCGTAATTAGCAATAATTTAGTTCAAGCTAATGCACACAGttatacgcacatatagatatatgaatatgtctatacatgtatgtatatatgtatgtatgtacgttcgtatgtatatatgtgtatatatatgtatatatataaatatagatacacacacatacacacacacacacacacacacacacacacactcatatatatatatatatatatatatatatatatatatatatatatatatatatatctgtgtgtcaatacacacacacacacacacacacacacacacacacacacacacgcgcgcatacgcatacgcatacgcgcgcgcacacacacacacacacacacacacacacacacacacacagacacacacacagacacacacgcccacacacacacacacacacacacacacacacacacgcgcatacgcatacgcatacgcgcgcgcacacacacccacacacacacacacacacacacacacacacacacacacacacacacacacacacacacacacacacacacacgcacacgcatacgcattcgcatacgcgcacacaaacacacacacacacacacacacacacacacacacacacacatatatatatatatatatatatatatatatatatatatatatatatgtatatatgtatatatgtatatatgtatatatgtatgtatatatatatttatatatatatatttttatatatatataatatatatatatatatataaatatatatatatataaacatacatatatatatacatatatatatatatatatatatatatatatatatatacatatagagagagagagagagagagagagagagagagatacatacatacatacatacataaatacacacacacacacacacacacacacacacacacacacacacacacatatatatatatatatatatatatatatatatatatatatgtatataaatatatgtatatatgtatatatgtatatatgtatatatgtatgtatatatatatatatgtatatatatatatatatatatatatatatatatatatatatatatctgtgcgtgtgtgtgtatacacacacacacacatacgtatatatatatatatatatatatatatatatatatatatatatatatatatatatatgtatatttgtatatatgtatatatgtatatatgtatatatgtatgtatatatgtatgtatatatatatatatatatatatatatatatatatatatatatatatatatatatatatctgtgcatgtgtgtgtatacacacacacacacatatgtatatatatatatatatatatatatatatatatatatatatatacatatatatatttatatatatatatatttatatatgtatatatatatataatatatatatatatatatatatatatatatatatatatatatatatatatatatatatatatacatacatacatatatatatatatatatatatatatatatatatatatatatatagagagagagagagagagagagagagagagagagagagagagagagagagatagagagagagagagagagatacatacatacatacatacatacatacataaatacacacacacacacacacacacacacacacacaaacacacacatatttatatatattgtacatatgcatgtacatatgtatgtatgcagacacacacacacacacacacacacacatacacacacacacacacacacacacacacacacacacacacacacatacacacacacacacacacacacacacacaaacacacacatatttatatatattgtacatatgcatgtacatatgtatgtatgcacacacacacacacacacactcacacacacacacacacacacacacacacacacacacacacacacacacacacacacacacacacatacacacacacacacactcacacacacacacacacacacacacacacacacacacacacacacacacacacacacacacacacacacacacacacacacacacacatatatgcatatgtttatatatgtatatatacatgtgtgtgtatatatatatatatatatatatatatatatatatatatatatatatatatatatatatatatgtatacgtctatatatgcatatatatacatatgcatttatataaacactcatatatatttttatctatgcatatgtattattatgGAATCATATGctcatacatgtgtatgaatacaaaCGACTTCATTAAAAAGATGAATGACCCATTGATAAAGATTGATCTCCTGGCGGGAAGGTTGGCACCCCTGAGTAGTGGAGATTGGCAATCCTGGTTGATTGTAAACACAGGGAGACCCACCTAAGTCTTCTCATTTATTATTTAgtgtttctctccttcatttcttaacAGTTTCACCTCATTTTCTCAGTGAAAACTCTAGACACGTGAATGGATAGCCACGAATAGAGTGGACAGATCGAGTATCACTTCCATTGCAGGAATTCGGGAGGcaaaaaatacataatttttGTAGGCCTAGGTTAAGGTAAATATTTTTGTACCCgggtctttttcttttgctctcttttgaAGTTTAGTTTTGCTTGTTGAATAAGTTGATGAATATATGTgcacagagaaaatgaaaagggttGAGATATTATCCCATAGAGTGTGGTTCTTTATTGAATGTTCAGTAAAGCATAAACATTCCTAATTTGACTTCATTTTGATCATTGAAAGGAAAAGAATGGCAATATTTTGATGCTTTATCAGAGAGATCTCTTATGCAGTTCAGAAATAAGTCTTGGTGATAGAATTCCTGTGTGTTTTATGACCATTATCTCATTCTTCAAACCACTATTGTAGTGCCTAGCAACTATGTATAACGATATCCACTTATGATGTGAATTGCCAAGGTGCCCACAACATCCATGCCCAATGTGTTCAGATGTGTCCACACTGCAATATTTCACTCCAGATATGCCGTGCTAACTTCCATATATTCcttttagtctttattttttttgctagGTTATTTCAAGCATATCACACAAAATTGCAATAGTTCAGCTATATAGTATGACCCAAAGGAATAATTTATGTGCTTCATGATAAGGAAATAGTATTGAAGGACTTCAGACAGATGACGGTGTACATGGATGGCACTGTATCACCTTGTCCTTTTTGGTGCGGGATTATCCTCATGCCATtagttattatgaattattatgagaCGTTTGTTATGGTAGATTATTCCTTTAGATTTAATATTGTAGATGGATTGTTGCATGTTAGTGTAGAATGTGACATCTGCAATAAATACCCTGAATTTGGAGCAAAAATGTCATGGTGTGAATGCTGTTGCCAAAGAAATATCAAACTAATTGTAATGGTgagaaaaacataacaaaacagaTTAGGAGAACTGCTGGGTGCTTACCACGAAACAAGAATACCATTTCCCTGATATTAAACTTTCGTTTGTGTATAAGTTCTTCTATTAATAGAATTAATCATCAAAGAATCTCAGAGTTCTGTTTGCATGAGGAATCTTAGGTCTCGGTTTCCAAGCAGTCATTGTTTAGATTCTCTCATGTAGAGTATAGAAGATATAGATAATGTAATTTCAGTTTCAAGTGTAAAAACTGAGTCTTGTTGATCTGGTGTATTAATTGAATATTCGTACGTCTGAATAAGCCTACTTTATGCAAGGCAATTTGATGTATTGTCCTTCCAGATATTGGCAAGTAGTCAGTGTAGGCATTCCTCTATTCTAATAGCCTCTGATATGTGTAAGAGATTTGTATCAtaacagaaagaaatgaaatatttataaggttataatatcaataataatgaataactttAACAGACCAAAAAGTTTTatagacaaatgaaaaaatatattatagatattggATAAATAAAACAGCATATGAGGTCTTTCAAATCATTTGATGTTTGAAGCATTTCATAATTTTGGTTCTTCTTTTAGGGTCTATTATTGAACATGAGGCTTTAGTTTTGCATTATCTGAGTTACATTAACTGTATTGTGTATTGCTGGCAATAAATGGTGTCTGATATACAGCTGGCCCAATTTTAGAGATGTAACATAACTCCATTTGGATGTTTATGGATATCCAGAAGAACTGTGTTTACTTGTGGATTTATTTCTTATGATTTATGGGACATCATGGCTATTCCTAGGACAAAGGGCTtgcttactactattatcaatgttttcaGACTGTCAATAATGGATATAACAAACTAAACTATTTATTTGCATTTGGCTAAAGTTTTCAATTATATGATGTAGTTCTTCTTGCTGGGTATTAGAAAACTACATTGttttatgattgatatatatgatgaaataagTATGCATTTGATAtattagactatatatatatatatatatttatatatatatatatatatatatatatatatatatatatatatatatatatatatatatatatgaaggatatTGTTTtcagtatgtttttatttttactaaaaTGAGCATTGAACCATTAAGAGAAGTTTAGAGACTGTATGAAATACATATTCAttgataaaagcacacacacaataagtgAGAGTTATGGctgtatgcttaaagaaattgctTAATGCAAATCAGTTTTGAACACAGTTTTCTTTTTCTAGAATCTTCACGATTGTAGGAAATCTTAATGTAATTTTAGGACTGTTAGTTTCAAAAATACAATGTTCTTATCCTCATGCATTATTTTGGTACACCAGTTGATTTTTTGCAGTATCATTCCTTACTAGAAgattttgtgcttcaaagagtggattccacaatttctttaagtATACAACcattagagtgagagtgagtaggaAAATCTCATAAGAGTATtctgaaaattgatgatgatgatgattttacagTAATATATGATGAAAGAGCAcaaggagaatgatgatggtagtatgaatataatgtatcatgtactatattttttatttgtttcagcTGCACCATGGCATGTGGAGGCTGGGAAGGAGGTGTTGATCCAGGCCAGCTCGAGGCACGCCTAAGAGCGGGAATTGAAGCAGACAGACGCTATGCAGCGGAAAATTCTGCCAAAATCCGTGCCATCCACTCAGCTCCTACCTACGATGAGTTTAGACAGCTTGTGTTGGGTAAGGAGATGTCTGTGTTGATGTCTGTATTGTGCTGGAACAACAagctatttttatatttttgcctTAAAGTAGTCTCTTGATTTAGTGGAATATTAGGGGGAAAGGTGTCTCTTGATATCATCAGCCCATTAAATCAGATGTTACTTAGGGGCTCAGTTCTTATTgcttatgatataaaaaaatatatgtttatataagttatACATTAGTCTGTATTCAATATATGTAAGGAGAGAAGGGTATCCTGTAGCTTCTAATTTTTATAAAGCAGTTGTGttgtctgtttgcatgtatataggtGTGATGCACAATTAGTTTGAACTGAAATAGGAATGTGAGGTGATGAAATTGTGTAACCCTTTCCATCTAGGCCCTTGAAATGCCGGAACTCTAGTTTTCATTCTGTATTTATAGAATTCATTAGAAAATGTGATTTTGATGCAATTATTTATTGTGATTTGTTGGTTGTTAAGAAACAGGTtagcagaggagagaaaaggcaaaaacaCGACTCTATTGTTCCAGACTTTACAACATGTGGTTCCTTGGTTAAAAAGAATGTGTCCAGCAATAAAGAGTTAAAAAATGTGTCAAACAATAGTTTTCTGCCACGTTAGCATTATATCTTCATTATATTTGCCTTGAATTGCTAAGGAACAATTTTAGTATCTGCTGTTGTAGATGAAATCTGCATTTTGCATTTTGAAATATCagtgtacttatttatttttttataatgataccaTTATTTTTTTGGTTATGATAGATGAgataaaatgttttgttttagGGATTCTGTTTTTTAGATCTTTAGGAGAGAACTGTAATTGAATATAgttgattattgatattcattttttttcttaggttTGGATAGATGAAGTTATGATTTTAGtttatattatttcctttatatagTTGTTTTATATAATCTGTTGGAATCTTTTTATTAGTCAGAATCTGTAAATTTTCTTTAATGAAACAAACATATCAGGAGGTTCTTGATACTACCATATACATGAATTTTCACAGTGATGACTGTGAGGCAGAAGTACCTTCTGTTTAGCCTGTGTGTACCTAGCATTATACATCAGAACAAGAGATTTCATTTCACAGTACCAATCAGAAGCAATTATTAACTTACAAGTACTATGTGTGAAGCCTCCTCATATTTATGTAAGAAGATTTGCAATTGTGAAAATAGCTACAAACTCTGGTACCAATTTCAGGGACCCATTTGAAGCCACTTGATCGAAATGACAAGAATAAGGTTCGTCCGTCCATTTGGAACTCCATAGCATCATCGGCAACAAAGAAGTGTAGCAAATTAACACCCCATGATACTGAAAATTCTGTATATCCTACTGATGTTCAGTATGTGAGTACCTATTTGTTTCTGCAAATTTATGCTAAATTAAGAGTTTGATGCAGTTTAGAATCTCTTGTGATTTAGATTCGCGGAAATGCACTGACATAGGCAGGATTTTAGGAAGAAGGAGGTATTCATAGCGATTGTTTAGGTAAGTAAAGTGAACGCGTACTACTTTTAGATAGAAAGGATCTGTAACACTTCTTGTGTTATCaacattgatactgttattattattatagacattataattatcatagatttatttacattactaacatcattataagataaaagaaagtatTTCCAAAAATCTAATAAAAGGATTGACAGTGAGATAGGTAATACTATGAATTAGTTcattggtgactaagtacttgtggaTCCATTTATGCATAAAGACagttaataaactaaactcactgTGGGgatggtatgtatatacatgtccttGGTGGGAGCACATTAAATGCAAGGGGGCATGGCCCCCCTATGACACTCTTCCCATTTTAGTGGAGATCCATCCATAGATATATTACTGTATCATTAAGCATATAAATATTGGTAAACATCTTACATAAAAAAGTTTGTatttttgaatacacacacaaaagcggacacacacatgcatacatacatgcatgcatgtatgcatgcaggtACAAACATTCAAGTGCGTGCACActaacgcatgcacgcacatacatacaagtgtgtattCACActaatgtgcacacacatacacacatgcatacatgcatactcatgtgtacacataaacatgttCACACTgatgcacacatatgcaaacatatacaaacaaacatatacatacttatatacatatgtacttatatacttatatacatacaaacacacagctatcgatattaatataaattatatgtacacttatacatatagaaatgtatgcttgcatattgatacaatttttatttacacacatatgtacatactgaTTTAAGATGTATCCCAGCATTTATCTAATGTTTGATTGTTCAACAGGATGTAAACAATCCACCCAGTACAACTGAGGGCCTTGTCCAGCTGTGGGAGAGACTAGATCTTGCAGAGAGACTGGAACTGTTGAGGAATCTCACGGCACAGTCTACAGAGAGGTTGGCTGGGGGCTTGGTGGCTGGGGGTCTCTTAGGAGACGCAATCACCACTCTGCTCGCATTCACACCAACCGTCAGCGATGTCGTCATGGTGGTCAATATGCTGCAGGCTCTAACACTGGCTAAAAGGTTGGTAGATAggttttgtttctgtgtctttagtTGCTGGTTCTTACATTTTGTGTATTCATGGATGAAGATCAACCACCTTGGATTCAGGTAATgtgaccatcatgtcatgaaaaaaatttaGCTTGAGGGTTAGGTGATGTGACCACCCCTTCATGGACAAATTTGGCTGAAGGCTGGGATGATGAGAACATTCTGTCTTGAGAATTTCAGCTGTAGGCTGGGGTGACGGGAATTActcgccacaagtgcacaaagctcttggggCTTGATTAGACTTAGTGTGTATTTAGGAAGTGGCTTGCTCTTGTATCATTTCCATTGATAAATAAGTGTGGAATGTACTTTATGTCATCAGTGACTTTAAGAGTGCTAGATCCAGTGATGACACTATTTCCATGCACAGGTTCCTTTTCCTTTTGGCTGTGGCTTGCAGTGTATTTAGTATTACTAAagattgaaaattacaaaagcaTTTTAAGAATTACAGTAACAAaatattacttattgttattgtgtaGAGTTAAGATTACTTGgcgagatgatatggagtctgtgcaaggaaaataggcTATTACCATCTTAACCCATCAGCagcgggtaaaaattttgtcaagtttacgtatgcaccggcttgttggcgcgcaccagcagtttcccctgtttgcgcccggctcgatcggtagtttgcgagcgacatataacacctaaaagcttttattttgctataatttttaaagatattaaaattttgaaggtttaccttcactttaggtgccattgcctaaaatctttaccatataaatgaagccgctactagtggagaaaaacaacctccgtccgacgagccagtagcgcgggaatgggcatggcatgatgcccccggtgtttggtccacaacagccatggcatgtacgtacgtgacacccggcgccaatgggttaatgCAGCACATCATATGACGAACATAGATGTTGGATAAtgttaaaaaaagcaaaaaacatgaAAGTTGGGAAAGAGATCATAACATTGCAAATGGGAGGTAAGAAGTATTGACACCTCACAAGTGTTTGAGTGGGCCaagcatacattatacacacCTGGGAGAATCAGCATTCATGTAAGCCTAATGCCTGGATTTTGGGCCATGTGGGTACAGCGAGGCACCCGGATCCAATAGGCTTAGCTTTATGCTATATATAATTTCCCTCTCAATCCCTTGTCCATTGTTGCCATAGGGGGCTTAAGAGAATGAGGCTCCCTGATAGGGATCACTCCTACCTTGGGCCTCGACTCAACTAATGTAGCAtggtcttctcttctttccttctccttttccttcccttctccaacccctcttACTATCCACTTCCAATGGTGTGAGAGTTATGTTGAAAGGATGAACGGCCTTGGGGAGCCATTGACACGGTATTCGCCTGTGCCCCTCAAATGGACCCTGGGATGtggattttttctctccatctttaccATTGCCAGTAATGAATATTTTGTGCCCCTATTAAGGGGAATGAAGCTTGCTTCTTTGTCAACTAGCCCCATTAATTTTGATTCCCTTGGTTCCCAGactccaggctctcctttgaccacaactcTGAACACACTACTACTACCCCCTTTTCAATGCCTAGTATATCCTCAATCCATTAAGAATCATCTAtccaggtcattactcaacctccagaaaatcctctacttcatctcctccacccccacagcTTTCTTCATCTACTACCCCCTCAACCATTATTACTTCTCTACAGCCTTATTATCTATCTCAGcgctactccctcttccacaaggCCTCATCCTTCTACTACCCCACCTTTACAGATCTTTTgagtactctgtttagcccagtcAAATGGGagcatttttttaaatctcatctACAGCCTCTTACTCTAACAgcactctcctcttccaccaatGCCTCTAAAAACAAGTAGACAAAGTTTCCTTCTGCAGCTGCCCAGATCATTCACACTTTTTCACAGTTGCATCTGAATCCCAAGTTAAAGCTTTATCAACCCTGACTGActtcactggcaaacccattcctgccaagCCTAATCCTTCCCCCAATAATTGTACCAGAACTGTTTCAATCTATCTGACACACTGCCCTGTCTATGACAAGGATAGGTCAGATTTATGGAGAAGACTTACTTGTGTGCCTCATGGACTGTGATGCTGTATCATTACAATGCTACACCATTCCCTCTAGAGGCTGCCATAAATCCTTCACCATTATTGCCTAGATTACTTTCTGAAAACATGACCTCCCCATGGTGGAGAATACCTCGCTGACTTACCATATCATCCTTACCCCATCAATATCAGAATTGTTGGCATTTAGGTCACCCTGCCAAACACTACTGCTCCACAGTGTGATACCCTCTATgtacccaacctggtcatgattgATCAAACTGCTGTGCACAGTCATGCATGTATGCCAATTGTGGTGGctctcataatgtattttataggggctgCCTTGCCTGCCAGTTTGACAGGAAGCACGTtgatgtctttctctcactccctactcCAGCACTGCTCTTCacttcacccctaccccttccaaccAAGATGTTTCTATGTCCCCCCTGTATCtgttcctccttcatcttacctttccacttctacccccttcctctctcaatcaTATTCTTTTGCAGTTTTAGATCCAGACATCCTCATCTCTACTACTGCCCTGacacctacccctttccctcctctctctaaccATAGCTGACAATCTAAACATTCCACCCCAtcttctaccaccccctctcctcttcagatgcctatttcctcttctccccctcataagaaaacctttgtttctcagacctccccaaacAAATCCACTTCAGAAACTCTCAAAAGCATTCAAGACTATCTAATCTTGAACCAAGATAACATACCTACACCTCATCCAACCTCCAATCTCTCTGATCTCATTCACTCTACATTCAAAGTAAATGCCAAATACATCCTCCCCCTGttcatcccttcttcccactcccactcccaacaCATCCTATTCCCAC
It encodes the following:
- the LOC113818470 gene encoding coiled-coil domain-containing protein 103, which gives rise to MACGGWEGGVDPGQLEARLRAGIEADRRYAAENSAKIRAIHSAPTYDEFRQLVLGTHLKPLDRNDKNKVRPSIWNSIASSATKKCSKLTPHDTENSVYPTDVQYDVNNPPSTTEGLVQLWERLDLAERLELLRNLTAQSTERLAGGLVAGGLLGDAITTLLAFTPTVSDVVMVVNMLQALTLAKRFTLSVTLVCGEERWAWGRLLEKLQLAISERPQDLAELNVTEWTLAQLKLKFNL